The segment AATCATGCAAAAATGAAGTGTCTCAGTGAATCTATTAATAagttatcaaaaataaaaaaattcaatccaTTAATAGACTTGACCAGTGTACCATTTTGAAACTTAGTGTCGTATAGTTTTCTCAAATTTTCCATTGAAGCTGGTTAAACTTGCTCTCTTTGTGTTTTGTTTCAATATAATACTATCGAAATATCATGCATATGAATTTTACTTGTtgaaaaatgatattatatttaaaagttcAGTTCCCTGTGTCTTGAAGGTTTAACTTTGTTTGAGCTAATACTTAACTTTGTATTTCCTTAGGGGAGGGGATGGCATACTCTGTCGGTGCAAGTGCAAATTATACACCGCATGTGACAGTGTTAATGCTGGTGAGGTAGGCCTTATGTATTAATGAACTTCAAATGCTCATACTCCATTATGTCTGCTTTATGACCTGAAGAATGAAAGTATGGTGTTTGTCAAAGTTAGAGTTAAGGAGAGACTTATCTTATATGCTCCTTCCTTAAGTTATGACTAATTGTAAAAATTTTAGAGAAGGGATACTAGAGAAGTTAATTTGATGCTTATGGACTGCTAaacaaatttttcttttgacCTTCTCATCCAGCCAAATAGTGGTGTAACTGAAATAAAAGGAATGGTTAACCTAACTAATGAAAGTTCATCAGTGCTCAAtttttaaaacatcatactagtTTTTAGGTATGCTCTTGAGAAATTAGGTTAAATATTGCTTCTAGTTGGCAATATGTAGTTTACATTTCTCGTGTATTTGACGATATGGATGAAGTATTGTATACATGTCCATACACAATAAGGAATAAGCCAATTATTTTGAAGGTCTGGCATGCTGAATTTGATTTCAACACTGAGGTGCTAAAAAATGTACTACATATTGCTGCTTTTAGGCGCCAATCAGCTGTTGTTGAAGCTTTAATTGTTGAACCAAGCACATTGGTCTATTTGACAAATAATGCCGGAGAATATATTTCTATTTCTCCATTACTCGTTTCCAAACAATGCCGGAGGGATGTGATTGATTCTTCTAATTATATGTATTAGTTGTTTCTTACGTCTTATTTGATCTCATTAGGAAGTGCTACTTTTCAGGTCCAGCCCAGGAGCTGTTTGTAAGGCTTTCTCTGAAGCTATAGCAGAGGATCTTCGTAAAGGAGGGGTTGCAGGTTGACAGCATATGGCTTCACATGCATATAACTGGAGAAATTGTTGCTAAGTGCTGCTAAATCTTCAAggattgatttgatttatttatcttttttgaaaACGGAATGGTGTTGTGTGAATGGAAATAGTCGATGATAAATAAAAGGGTTTGAGCAATATggttttcttaattaatttaagtgtgattttgtgtttttttggcCCTTTATGTTTTTTTCCCATTCTGTTCTACATGTGCATGTACTTGTTATGCTAGTAAT is part of the Solanum pennellii chromosome 8, SPENNV200 genome and harbors:
- the LOC107026908 gene encoding uncharacterized protein LOC107026908; this translates as MITINNNKASREVMCFMMDPTLGKTVRFSSCQVFSRVLPGFLQNHGSVCRGGDGILCRCKCKLYTACDSVNAGEVWHAEFDFNTEVLKNVLHIAAFRRQSAVVEALIVEPSTLVYLTNNAGEYISISPLLVSKQCRRDVIDSSNYMY